In a single window of the Jaculus jaculus isolate mJacJac1 chromosome 9, mJacJac1.mat.Y.cur, whole genome shotgun sequence genome:
- the LOC123463476 gene encoding LOW QUALITY PROTEIN: lysine-specific demethylase 2B-like (The sequence of the model RefSeq protein was modified relative to this genomic sequence to represent the inferred CDS: inserted 3 bases in 3 codons) produces the protein MAMSVSAEDDDYESEPDQNRAVGRPKDKLGPASAVKLAANRTTAGARWRRTRCRKCEACLGAECGECHFCKDMKKFGGPGRMKQSCIMRQCIAPVLPHTAVCLVCGEAGKEDAVEEEEGKFNLMLMECSICNEIIHPGCLKIKESEGVVNDELPNCWECPKCNHAGKTGKAYKQKRGPGFKYASNLPGSLLKEQKMNWDNKEGQEPAKRRSECEEAPRRRSDEHPKKVPPEAILRRKSDDVHLRRKRKYEKPQELSGRKRASTPQMXPGSSSHHSPRPPLGSSLSPWWRSSLTYFQQQLKPGKEDKLFRKKRRSWKNSEDRLALTSKPLPRFKQEPEDDLPEAPPKTRESDHSRSSSPTAGPSTEGAEGPEEKKKVKMRQKRRLPNKELSKELSKELNHEIQKTESSLAHENHQPIKSEPESENEEPKRPIGLCERPHRFSKGLNGTPRELRHPLGPSLRSPPRVISRPPPSVSPPKCIQMERHVIRPPPISPPPDSLPLDDGAAHVMHREVWMAIFSYLSHQDLCVCMRVCRTWNRWCCDKRLWTRIDLNHCKSITPLMLSGIIRRQPVSLDLSWTNISKKQLSWLINRLPGLRDLVLSGCSWIAVSALCSSXCPLLRTLDVQWVEGLKDAQMQDLLSPPTDNRPGQMDNRSKLRNIVELCLAGLDITDASLRLIICHMPLLSKLHLSYCNHVTDQSINLLTAVGTTTRDSLTEINLSDCXKVTDQCLSFFKRCGNICHIDLRYCKQVTKEGCEQFIAEMSVSLQFGQVEEKLLQKLS, from the exons ATGGCCATGTCCGTGAGCGCCGAGGACGACGACTATGAATCGGAGCCGGACCAGAACCGGGCTGTGGGTCGGCCCAAGGACAAGCTGGGCCCGGCCTCTGCGGTGAAGTTGGCTGCCAACCGGACAACCGCAGGAGCTCGCTGGCGCAGGACACGATGCCGCAAGTGCGAGGCCTGCCTGGGGGCCGAGTGTGGAGAGTGCCACTTCTGCAAGGATATGAAGAAGTTTGGGGGGCCTGGGCGGATGAAGCAGAGCTGCATCATGCGACAGTGCATCGCGCCAGTGCTTCCCCACACCGCCGTGTGCCTTGTCTGTGGTGAGGCAGGGAAAGAGGACGCAGTGGAGGAAGAAGAAGGCAAGTTCAACCTCATGCTCATGGAGTGCTCCATCTGCAATGAGATCATCCACCCTGGATGCCTTAAGATTAAGGAATCAGAGGGTGTGGTCAACGATgagcttcccaactgctgggagtGTCCGAAGTGTAACCATGCTGGCAAGACCGGGAAAGCCTACAAGCAAAAGCGTGGCCCTGGCTTTAAGTATGCCTCCAACCTGCCTGGCTCCCTGCTCAAGGAGCAGAAGATGAACTGGGACAACAAGGAAGGGCAGGAGCCTGCCAAGCGGAGAAGTGAATGTGAAGAAGCACCTAGACGCAGGTCAGATGAGCACCCCAAGAAGGTGCCTCCAGAGGCCATCCTGCGCCGAAAGTCTGATGATGTACACCTGAGGAGGAAGCGGAAATACGAGAAGCCCCAAGAGCTGAGTGGACGCAAGCGGGCCTCGACGCCTCAAA TCCCCGGTTCCTCCTCTCACCACTCGCCGAGGCCCCCTCTAGGCAGCAGCCTCAGCCCTTGGTGGAGATCCAGTCTCACTTACTTCCAGCAGCAGCTAAAACCTGGCAAAGAAGATAAGCTTTTCAGGAAAAAGAGGCGGTCCTGGAAGAACTCCGAAGACAGGCTGgcactgaccagcaagcccctcCCGCGCTTCAAGCAGGAACCAGAGGACGATCTGCCCGAGGCACCCCCTAAGACCAGGGAGAGTGACCACTCACGCTCCAGCTCTCCCACCGCTGGGCCCAGCACTGAGGGGGCCGAGGGTccggaggaaaagaagaaggtgAAGATGCGCCAGAAACGGCGGCTTCCCAACAAAGAGCTGAGCAAAGAGCTGAGCAAAGAGCTCAACCATGAGATCCAGAAGACAGAAAGCAGCCTGGCCCACGAGAACCACCAGCCCATCAAGTCAGAGCctgagagtgagaatgaggagCCCAAGCGACCGATAGGCCTCTGTGAGCGCCCCCACCGCTTCAGCAAGGGGCTCAATGGCACCCCTCGGGAGCTGCGGCATCCATTGGGGCCCAGCCTGCGGAGCCCACCCCGTGTTATCTCCCGTCCCCCACCTTCTGTCTCCCCACCCAAGTGCATCCAGATGGAGCGCCATGTGATCCGGCCACCACCCATCAGCCCCCCACCTGACTCGCTGCCCCTGGATGATGGGGCAGCCCACGTCATGCACAGGGAGGTGTGGATGGCCATCTTCAGCTACCTCAGCCACCaagatctgtgtgtgtgcatgcgggtCTGTAGGACCTGGAACCGCTGGTGCTGCGATAAGCGGTTGTGGACCCGTATTGACCTGAACCACTGCAAGTCCATCACACCCCTGATGCTGAGTGGCATCATCCGGCGACAGCCTGTCTCCCTTGACCTCAGCTGGACCAATATCTCCAAGAAGCAGCTGAGCTGGCTCATCAACCGGTTGCCTGGGCTCCGAGACTTGGTGCTATCCGGCTGCTCATGGATTGCAGTCTCTGCCCTCTGTAGCT ATTGTCCATTGCTTCGGACCCTTGATGTCCAGTGGGTAGAAGGACTAAAGGATGCCCAGATGCAGGATCTCCTGTCCCCGCCCACAGACAACAGGCCAGGCCAGATGGACAATCGGAGCAAGCTCCGGAACATTGTGGAACTGTGCTTGGCTGGCCTGGACATCACAGATGCCTCCCTACGACTCATCATCTGCCACATGCCCCTGCTCTCCAAGCTCCACCTCAGCTACTGTAACCATGTCACCGACCAGTCTATCAACCTGCTCACTGCAGTCGGCACTACCACCCGAGACTCTCTGACTGAGATCAACCTGTCAGACT ACAAGGTCACTGACCAATGCCTGTCCTTCTTCAAACGCTGTGGAAATATCTGTCACATTGACCTGAGGTACTGCAAGCAAGTCACCAAGGAAGGCTGTGAGCAGTTTATAGCTGAAATGTCTGTGAGTCTCCAGTTTGGACAAGTGGAAGAAAAACTCCTGCAAAAACTTAGTTAG